ATCACCTGACCAATACATTTTggaaaattaatttataaatggtacccaaaaaaaaaatgtgccggACCCTCCATCATTCTGATTTAATTAAAGTTATATTGTTATAAATCTTTTCAAAGATACTTTTTATTCCACTAACTGTTCACATTTTTATCTGTAGGACACATTCAACCAGCTGTTTAAAGGAACTTCCTCACCAGAAAAGGGAACATTATTTCAGTTACGAAACCTTTTTGAACATAGAGGTGTTAAGTCTGAGGTATGTTTTAGTATTTGTATATAGATAAGGACACATCACAGACACTTCATATGTCAGCACTTCCAactttaaatttgacaattaaaagTATCAAACTAGAGTTCACTTTTGATCGTTCTGAAAGTTTGAAGCCACATTGAAAACAAGAGTTGGGATTACCAAACATAATTATACTGTTTTTGCacagaaataaacattttttgtgagaaaaaaatatgaaaaatttaaagaattgaaCTACATGTATACTTGATATAAAGGTTAAGGGAATCCATCTGTGATACAAAATTAGAACATGCACAGCCCAGAAaacacttttattgctgttcttaatctcaaaattatatatatatttctaacttTGACCCCAGTTGATGAGCGAAGGACTAGTATTGTGCACATCGCACTTTTATgggatttagattttttttctcttgattttCATATGTACCATTATTGTATTGCAGGTAAAAGATGCTGTAAATAGTTGTCGGGACTTCCTGCGTTTTGTGACACAAGGATATGTCATCCTTGCTGCTCTAAATGTGCTAAATATGCACTCAGTGAATGAAATTGAAGAGAGCCTAAGTACTAAAACAAAGGAAGAGAAGAAGACTTTTAtggaaaatttatcaaaaagtatagTTTCCAAATTCCTTCAAACTGAGACACCATCTTTAAAGCAGAAAGGACCTGGAAATAAAATTAATCAGGAGAATCGAGTACCATGTGGCTTTCCAGGGTGCCAAAAGACATTTTTTAGGGACGGAAAATGTAGACTAAACCATCGTGCCATCTGCCCATATAGACATCTCACATATTTGAGTGTACCTGATAGAGAGACAGACTTAGACCAACAGTCTACTTTAAACAAGTCAGAGGAACAGCAGGAAAAACCAGATTACAAATTCAATTATTCCTGTTGTCTGCTAAGAGAAGGTCTCCAAGACTGGATTAGAGAAGATTCTTCAAAGGAGAACGATGGGGACAGGCTAGTGAGAATGTGGAGGTTTGACTTTCTTAGATTTTCACTGAATAATCACACCAAATATCGCCTTTTAGCCTTTCGTTTACAAGCGCAGTTAATGGCACTTTTACCGCCAAAATTAGCACATCAGCTAAGACACAACAGATGCATAAACATTCATGGAGTTGAGGGATGTAATGTTCCAGCCGACCAAGCACTTGAGTTTTTAAACATGAGGGCAAAGGATGCATTGAATTCACTGCATGGCAATATGTCCTCAGCCTCCATTCAGAGATGTGGAAGAAGTCTACAAGGGTGCAACGACATTATAGACTCCTATACCAGAGGCCTTAATCAGTATTTTGGCAAACCAACAAATTCAAAACCATCAATGAAAAAGGACATTTCAAAGTTAGTTGACAAACAAGCGGTATTTACTACGGAAGTGATCATTGCGCATACTCGCCATGGGATAGACTCTGATTGGTCTGTACAATTTGTACAGGGCTGACGCGACCAATGATCAATCTGCCTTCAAGCCCTCGAGAAAAGTAGTGGATAGAGGGcgctgaattattcgagttaacaAAAAGTTTAAGGACGAGATTTGATAAAGTGGAGACAACTCATAATTTCAGCACAGATATCGACATCAACCAACTGGAAACGTAATTTAACGTAACCAAAAACGTACTGATTGTCACCTTGAAATCTAGATTTAGAGTCTTAAATATAATGGGAAAGGGGATTGTCTTCGTTTGCTTACTTAAACAATTCTTAAGTCATTTCTAGATgtaaattctttaaaattttaattcaatatttccGTCGTTAGAATCCGGACTTATTTGCTTATTCTCTATTCTTGGCGATGCATCATCGGATAACAGAGAcataaatgtatttcaaaatgtatatgtCTCTAATGATGAGATAGATCATATTGCTGATCGAGATGAAAATCATAAAACACAAGAACAAAATTTTCCGCGTttagaattaaaacaataaaaaaaaaaaaccataagacTATTATGGTATAGTACTCTAACTTTTAAAAAACGGTTCAAATTTGTAAAAATTCAATGAAATCTTCTGACAACTTTAAAATATTCAACAGTGtgttttttacctttaaaaagcTCTGATAATGTGCTTTAGCTTAAAATAACGAATACTTGTTTTAATGACTCAGTTTCGTATTCTGCCTTGACATGCCAAAACATTcaatacaatttgaaaaattcttgtaTTAATTATAATTTTCAATGGGTTGATTACTTTGTTAAATAATCAGTGTTTTTATGGGTCGATAACTTGAAATAATCAGTGTCTGACTGTTTTCACAAGTAATTCCAATATGTTTGGATAATTGAGAACAATGGCTCGAATAAACACACGAAATTATCGTTAGTTATGATTTGATCAGTCAATAAGATTCCAGAGTAATTGATCAACTCATGCATAAGTATGAGAAGACATGTCGAAGAAATAATTTAGCccaaaatgtatttaaaagaCCTGCTTGGTTAAAGAGAAATCACAttctttatttatctattttaaaagTGAAAATATATAGCTACACTTTATATACTGAGTCAAATTTAAATTCACCATGGACACGATGAAGTTCGAGTTCGATGCCAGCTATTCAATCTCTCCAGCATCAAGCAGCTTTAGAAGTCCTTGTACTGCTGATTCAGTTTCATCATCGATGTCTATATCACGACCTGGCAGTTTGTCGGAGAATGAATTTGAAAATTACGACGTTTTCGTCGCAGCATCTCTTGTAGAAAAGATagactttaaaaatatttctccagACACTAAAACAAAAGGACTACCTAAACCTGATTTATCGGGAGCTGAAAATCTTCCAAAGAGGAAACGTTACAACAAGTCTCGTCGACTTGATAGGAGTCCAGCTCTTGTAGAGAAGTCGAAGAAAACCCGCAGATCAAAAGCTAATGACAGAGAACGTAACCGTATGCACGGACTTAACGATGCTTTAGAGAGTCTCCGATCCATACTACCCGTCAATCCTGGTGAAAACAAACTCTCAAAGATAGAGACACTCCGAATGGCAGACAACTATATATGGATGTTATCACAGACCTTGGACATGGTGGATAAAGCTCCACAAAACTATGTTGCCGTGACGGATAACGTACAAGTGCCTTCAAATGACAACTCCACAAATAGTGCTATAATACAGGAATCTTCATTTGAGTGTGAAGTTCAACAATTCACGTATCAGACGTCGTCACCAGTGGCAAGTGTTCAAGAAAACTATTTTCAAAACTACTTCCAGCACCAACATCATCATGACATGTATGATGTATCAGTTAATCCAGAAACTCCATATGTTCCCGTAAATGGATATACATCTGCCGGATTTTCAGAATCGTTTTCACCTATTTCTTCATCGTCGCCAGTTTCAGCAAATCACATTTGTATACCAACAGCACATATTGCGAAAAACATGGAGTCTCCGTCTCTCGGATTTACAAGTTATGAACAATCATTTAATTGGAATTGTATGTATCAAAGACCTCAGCCTGGAAGTCCTACTGAATACTCCGACACATCTGACGGATTTGCCTATGAGATGTTTCCGTGAAATTTACTCTGAAATGTAAATCTAACAAATAGTGCTATGTTGTGTTAAGACGATTTTGTCTCTTATGACATATGATATATGTGTGTTTCctaataataaattatttcaattttgtatattttatatatattatttaatttttggcCAAACAGCTATCCCGCGTATATAATTTACTCGGTCCCTGCTTTGATGTTTGGGCTAGGCTATATCCTCACCCCATACTCATAACGGAAAATGGGATAAGACCAAGTATTTAACAGCAAACAATGACAATATACGATGTACAATAACATCCTTCGACAGAGGATGCTAAGGTACATAAGAGAACAAAATCAGACCATAAAACAATGAAACATGTTAACAGCAATTGTACGTAAAAGAAAAAgtgaaatctttaaaaaaaaaaaaagttgttaagCTGCACATTTCCATAGATTTGCGTAAgctattgttttttgtttctgtGATTTTTaaggaaaacacatttttatttcagtttattcaatgattttttactggtTCAGAAttccattttcatatttttttagttttattatatattttccaGTTGCATAAGTAAAATAAAAAGCCACTGCGACATGACAGAGAATAGGCTCTTGAAGAAAACTGAGCACCATCTTTTCTGATGGCTACGAATAAAAGGGACTGCATAAACCGAATACCCTAGCTAAGATTAACACGAGATGTTATAAGCATCACACATTGAAAATAATGTGATAAACTAACCTTGtattccacatcttttttatatattgtacaaaGACGTATATTTTATTCATACGTCCTTAACCTGTGTGATGCAGATTAGGCAAATGTATTTGTAGTTACGTGTCCGTTTTATCAGCGTTTTAAAAAACACGACCAGCCTCGATCCTTTACCAACTTTACATTCATAGATCTAATAATGTGTCAAAAAAAAGAAGGTATAAAAACAAATGTAGGACATAAaaatcacaggacaaaaagtcatgTACAAAATGTCACAATTCGGTTTTGAGAATATATTTCTTTGAATAAGAAAACACTAATTTTCAagatatttttgatgtttttcttgaaatattatatatatatatagcaactgTCAGTGgtgaatccagaaattttcataagggggcCGACTGACAGCCTGAGAGGGAGCCCGCTCCAGTGCTTCAGTAATAGTGATTCCTTATATagtcaaccaattttttccccaaaaaaggggggcccaggcccccagAAAAAACACTCTAAATCCGCCTCAGAcattgtaattaaaatttattcaatttatattaatAATGATCAAGttattgttatgaaaacaaaatgtcaaagtggctaaTATGTTACTTGAAAAGCTTCATGTTGCTTAGAACCAATCCTTTTTTGCATACGTTTGCCAGGATGTAGGTtctatgataaaacaaaacaggACACATGCAAATTAggatcctttttaaaaaaaaagtcaccaAGACTGCGGGCAGGGAGTCATCcgatcatagggaacatgtgtactaagtttcaagttaattggacgaATCAACATCatcaaaactttaacctgaagctggagaGACAAATGAACAAACAAACGAAAGAACACCAGACCAGTAAACATATTAAATGCAAGTAACCAAACATGCCAAATGTACACACAATGTGAAACTTCAAATCAGAAGATGTTACCAAATTAAAACTAGATGCGTCAGAATGACACGAATGGCCCTgttccaaaaatttgaaaaatctgcaatttcaacaacACATGCGGACACAAACaagatggtagtctcacatatactAAATCTGCTCAAAATCTTAAGGccttaaaaactagaggctcaaaATAGCATGTGTCTCTAGTCTtatcttggtctatgtgaatacacAAGGACACacatggattcaagacaaaattgtgttttagtgaaGGTGATGtgtttgtggatcttactttactgaacattcttgctgcttacaa
This genomic window from Mytilus galloprovincialis chromosome 9, xbMytGall1.hap1.1, whole genome shotgun sequence contains:
- the LOC143046653 gene encoding uncharacterized protein LOC143046653, which codes for MDTMKFEFDASYSISPASSSFRSPCTADSVSSSMSISRPGSLSENEFENYDVFVAASLVEKIDFKNISPDTKTKGLPKPDLSGAENLPKRKRYNKSRRLDRSPALVEKSKKTRRSKANDRERNRMHGLNDALESLRSILPVNPGENKLSKIETLRMADNYIWMLSQTLDMVDKAPQNYVAVTDNVQVPSNDNSTNSAIIQESSFECEVQQFTYQTSSPVASVQENYFQNYFQHQHHHDMYDVSVNPETPYVPVNGYTSAGFSESFSPISSSSPVSANHICIPTAHIAKNMESPSLGFTSYEQSFNWNCMYQRPQPGSPTEYSDTSDGFAYEMFP